A region of Panicum virgatum strain AP13 chromosome 8N, P.virgatum_v5, whole genome shotgun sequence DNA encodes the following proteins:
- the LOC120686651 gene encoding putative F-box/FBD/LRR-repeat protein At5g44950 isoform X4, with product MPLMKQALPGIRMRSSNCQKSGPDRISALPDELLLHVMYFLTLQEAVQTSLLSRRWKNLWASLMWLNFDAAKFSSIRTYRKFVNNALQYRSSLPMLVPLDAFWISTVCDNSDDSLDYSDIQPWIHHALNSKAWALGILKHSGPKPLSMESYPFPFTSVYLKILGLSHCFIDDWFVQNLSSCCPVLDDLDLMSCAIHVTMFSSTTLKSLAITITQTDKDFPIEFQYLVIDMPNLVSLSLEEIPRRIIHLMDVSSVKTASIFLFSLSFGHSQVQCSILSALSNATSLTLVSPSVYEDVVPKVLGRDLPRCATFSKLKRQHLGEWFLSGGCYPLIYLLRRSPNIEKLILQLDTEAAATFGC from the exons ATGCCCCTGATGAAGCAAGCTCTTCCAGGAATAAGGATGCGTAGCTCTAACTGCCAGAAGAGTGGCCCTGACAGAATCAGCGCCCTACCAGATGAACTTCTGCTTCATGTCATGTACTTCCTAACCCTGCAGGAGGCAGTGCAGACAAGCCTGCTTTCACGGAGGTGGAAGAATCTCTGGGCATCTTTGATGTGGCTCAATTTCGACGCGGCCAAGTTCAGCAGCATCAGAACTTACAGAAAGTTTGTCAACAATGCGCTCCAGTACCGAAGCTCGTTGCCGATGCTGGTGCCactggatgcattttggatttctACTGTCTGCGACAATTCTGATGATTCCCTTGACTATTCTGACATCCAGCCATGGATTCACCATGCCCTTAATAGCAAGGCCTGGGCTCTAGGCATACTGAAGCATTCCGGCCCCAAGCCCCTTTCTATGGAGAGTTATCCCTTTCCTTTCACCTCGGTGTACTTGAAAATTTTAGGCCTTTCCCATTGTTTTATAGATGACTGGTTTGTCCAGAATCTCTCTTCCTGTTGCCCGGTGTTAGACGACCTAGACTTGATGAGTTGTGCCATCCATGTCACCATGTTTTCGTCAACCACATTGAAGAGTTTGGCCATTACCATCACACAAACTGATAAAGATTTCCCTATAGAGTTTCAGTATCTTGTGATAGATATGCCAAACCTAGTCTCCCTGAGCCTAGAGGAGATTCCGAGAAGAATTATTCACCTCATGGATGTGTCATCTGTGAAAACAGCCTCAATTTTCCTTTTCTCACTCTCTTTTGGACACTCTCAGGTTCAGTGCAGTATTCTCAGTGCTCTTTCAAATGCCACCAGCTTGACGTTGGTATCTCCATCTGTCTATGAAGAT GTGGTGCCAAAGGTATTGGGGCGTGATCTTCCAAGGTGTGCAACATTCAGTAAACTGAAACGACAGCATCTTGGCGAGTGGTTTCTAAGTGGTGGGTGCTATCCACTAATATACTTACTTCGGCGCTCTCCAAACATAGAAAAACTTATCCTGCAACTTGACACA GAAGCAGCAGCAACGTTTGGCTGTTGA
- the LOC120686651 gene encoding putative F-box/FBD/LRR-repeat protein At5g44950 isoform X3, with product MPLMKQALPGIRMRSSNCQKSGPDRISALPDELLLHVMYFLTLQEAVQTSLLSRRWKNLWASLMWLNFDAAKFSSIRTYRKFVNNALQYRSSLPMLVPLDAFWISTVCDNSDDSLDYSDIQPWIHHALNSKAWALGILKHSGPKPLSMESYPFPFTSVYLKILGLSHCFIDDWFVQNLSSCCPVLDDLDLMSCAIHVTMFSSTTLKSLAITITQTDKDFPIEFQYLVIDMPNLVSLSLEEIPRRIIHLMDVSSVKTASIFLFSLSFGHSQVQCSILSALSNATSLTLVSPSVYEDVVPKVLGRDLPRCATFSKLKRQHLGEWFLSGGCYPLIYLLRRSPNIEKLILQLDTSGADDCARLANAYAEIYPMCKEAAATFGC from the exons ATGCCCCTGATGAAGCAAGCTCTTCCAGGAATAAGGATGCGTAGCTCTAACTGCCAGAAGAGTGGCCCTGACAGAATCAGCGCCCTACCAGATGAACTTCTGCTTCATGTCATGTACTTCCTAACCCTGCAGGAGGCAGTGCAGACAAGCCTGCTTTCACGGAGGTGGAAGAATCTCTGGGCATCTTTGATGTGGCTCAATTTCGACGCGGCCAAGTTCAGCAGCATCAGAACTTACAGAAAGTTTGTCAACAATGCGCTCCAGTACCGAAGCTCGTTGCCGATGCTGGTGCCactggatgcattttggatttctACTGTCTGCGACAATTCTGATGATTCCCTTGACTATTCTGACATCCAGCCATGGATTCACCATGCCCTTAATAGCAAGGCCTGGGCTCTAGGCATACTGAAGCATTCCGGCCCCAAGCCCCTTTCTATGGAGAGTTATCCCTTTCCTTTCACCTCGGTGTACTTGAAAATTTTAGGCCTTTCCCATTGTTTTATAGATGACTGGTTTGTCCAGAATCTCTCTTCCTGTTGCCCGGTGTTAGACGACCTAGACTTGATGAGTTGTGCCATCCATGTCACCATGTTTTCGTCAACCACATTGAAGAGTTTGGCCATTACCATCACACAAACTGATAAAGATTTCCCTATAGAGTTTCAGTATCTTGTGATAGATATGCCAAACCTAGTCTCCCTGAGCCTAGAGGAGATTCCGAGAAGAATTATTCACCTCATGGATGTGTCATCTGTGAAAACAGCCTCAATTTTCCTTTTCTCACTCTCTTTTGGACACTCTCAGGTTCAGTGCAGTATTCTCAGTGCTCTTTCAAATGCCACCAGCTTGACGTTGGTATCTCCATCTGTCTATGAAGAT GTGGTGCCAAAGGTATTGGGGCGTGATCTTCCAAGGTGTGCAACATTCAGTAAACTGAAACGACAGCATCTTGGCGAGTGGTTTCTAAGTGGTGGGTGCTATCCACTAATATACTTACTTCGGCGCTCTCCAAACATAGAAAAACTTATCCTGCAACTTGACACA AGTGGAGCTGATGACTGTGCGAGGCTTGCAAATGCTTATGCTGAAATATATCCTATGTGCAAGGAAGCAGCAGCAACGTTTGGCTGTTGA
- the LOC120686651 gene encoding putative F-box/FBD/LRR-repeat protein At5g44950 isoform X1 yields MPLMKQALPGIRMRSSNCQKSGPDRISALPDELLLHVMYFLTLQEAVQTSLLSRRWKNLWASLMWLNFDAAKFSSIRTYRKFVNNALQYRSSLPMLVPLDAFWISTVCDNSDDSLDYSDIQPWIHHALNSKAWALGILKHSGPKPLSMESYPFPFTSVYLKILGLSHCFIDDWFVQNLSSCCPVLDDLDLMSCAIHVTMFSSTTLKSLAITITQTDKDFPIEFQYLVIDMPNLVSLSLEEIPRRIIHLMDVSSVKTASIFLFSLSFGHSQVQCSILSALSNATSLTLVSPSVYEDVVPKVLGRDLPRCATFSKLKRQHLGEWFLSGGCYPLIYLLRRSPNIEKLILQLDTQQQRLAVESLEKSGSTATCRGIKKEPRSSYSPCQPILALSLALKSNPFQFRMGSGFGDWVV; encoded by the exons ATGCCCCTGATGAAGCAAGCTCTTCCAGGAATAAGGATGCGTAGCTCTAACTGCCAGAAGAGTGGCCCTGACAGAATCAGCGCCCTACCAGATGAACTTCTGCTTCATGTCATGTACTTCCTAACCCTGCAGGAGGCAGTGCAGACAAGCCTGCTTTCACGGAGGTGGAAGAATCTCTGGGCATCTTTGATGTGGCTCAATTTCGACGCGGCCAAGTTCAGCAGCATCAGAACTTACAGAAAGTTTGTCAACAATGCGCTCCAGTACCGAAGCTCGTTGCCGATGCTGGTGCCactggatgcattttggatttctACTGTCTGCGACAATTCTGATGATTCCCTTGACTATTCTGACATCCAGCCATGGATTCACCATGCCCTTAATAGCAAGGCCTGGGCTCTAGGCATACTGAAGCATTCCGGCCCCAAGCCCCTTTCTATGGAGAGTTATCCCTTTCCTTTCACCTCGGTGTACTTGAAAATTTTAGGCCTTTCCCATTGTTTTATAGATGACTGGTTTGTCCAGAATCTCTCTTCCTGTTGCCCGGTGTTAGACGACCTAGACTTGATGAGTTGTGCCATCCATGTCACCATGTTTTCGTCAACCACATTGAAGAGTTTGGCCATTACCATCACACAAACTGATAAAGATTTCCCTATAGAGTTTCAGTATCTTGTGATAGATATGCCAAACCTAGTCTCCCTGAGCCTAGAGGAGATTCCGAGAAGAATTATTCACCTCATGGATGTGTCATCTGTGAAAACAGCCTCAATTTTCCTTTTCTCACTCTCTTTTGGACACTCTCAGGTTCAGTGCAGTATTCTCAGTGCTCTTTCAAATGCCACCAGCTTGACGTTGGTATCTCCATCTGTCTATGAAGAT GTGGTGCCAAAGGTATTGGGGCGTGATCTTCCAAGGTGTGCAACATTCAGTAAACTGAAACGACAGCATCTTGGCGAGTGGTTTCTAAGTGGTGGGTGCTATCCACTAATATACTTACTTCGGCGCTCTCCAAACATAGAAAAACTTATCCTGCAACTTGACACA CAGCAGCAACGTTTGGCTGTTGAAAGCTTAGAAAAATCAGGATCTACTGCCACCTGCAGAGGGATAAAAAAAGAGCCGCGATCATCATACTCGCCTTGTCAACCCATATTAGCTCTCTCCCTAGCATTAAAGTCAAACCCCTTCCAGTTTAGGATG GGATCTGGATTTGGTGACTGGGTCGTGTGA
- the LOC120686651 gene encoding putative F-box/FBD/LRR-repeat protein At5g44950 isoform X5, protein MPLMKQALPGIRMRSSNCQKSGPDRISALPDELLLHVMYFLTLQEAVQTSLLSRRWKNLWASLMWLNFDAAKFSSIRTYRKFVNNALQYRSSLPMLVPLDAFWISTVCDNSDDSLDYSDIQPWIHHALNSKAWALGILKHSGPKPLSMESYPFPFTSVYLKILGLSHCFIDDWFVQNLSSCCPVLDDLDLMSCAIHVTMFSSTTLKSLAITITQTDKDFPIEFQYLVIDMPNLVSLSLEEIPRRIIHLMDVSSVKTASIFLFSLSFGHSQVQCSILSALSNATSLTLVSPSVYEDVVPKVLGRDLPRCATFSKLKRQHLGEWFLSGGCYPLIYLLRRSPNIEKLILQLDTGSGFGDWVV, encoded by the exons ATGCCCCTGATGAAGCAAGCTCTTCCAGGAATAAGGATGCGTAGCTCTAACTGCCAGAAGAGTGGCCCTGACAGAATCAGCGCCCTACCAGATGAACTTCTGCTTCATGTCATGTACTTCCTAACCCTGCAGGAGGCAGTGCAGACAAGCCTGCTTTCACGGAGGTGGAAGAATCTCTGGGCATCTTTGATGTGGCTCAATTTCGACGCGGCCAAGTTCAGCAGCATCAGAACTTACAGAAAGTTTGTCAACAATGCGCTCCAGTACCGAAGCTCGTTGCCGATGCTGGTGCCactggatgcattttggatttctACTGTCTGCGACAATTCTGATGATTCCCTTGACTATTCTGACATCCAGCCATGGATTCACCATGCCCTTAATAGCAAGGCCTGGGCTCTAGGCATACTGAAGCATTCCGGCCCCAAGCCCCTTTCTATGGAGAGTTATCCCTTTCCTTTCACCTCGGTGTACTTGAAAATTTTAGGCCTTTCCCATTGTTTTATAGATGACTGGTTTGTCCAGAATCTCTCTTCCTGTTGCCCGGTGTTAGACGACCTAGACTTGATGAGTTGTGCCATCCATGTCACCATGTTTTCGTCAACCACATTGAAGAGTTTGGCCATTACCATCACACAAACTGATAAAGATTTCCCTATAGAGTTTCAGTATCTTGTGATAGATATGCCAAACCTAGTCTCCCTGAGCCTAGAGGAGATTCCGAGAAGAATTATTCACCTCATGGATGTGTCATCTGTGAAAACAGCCTCAATTTTCCTTTTCTCACTCTCTTTTGGACACTCTCAGGTTCAGTGCAGTATTCTCAGTGCTCTTTCAAATGCCACCAGCTTGACGTTGGTATCTCCATCTGTCTATGAAGAT GTGGTGCCAAAGGTATTGGGGCGTGATCTTCCAAGGTGTGCAACATTCAGTAAACTGAAACGACAGCATCTTGGCGAGTGGTTTCTAAGTGGTGGGTGCTATCCACTAATATACTTACTTCGGCGCTCTCCAAACATAGAAAAACTTATCCTGCAACTTGACACA GGATCTGGATTTGGTGACTGGGTCGTGTGA
- the LOC120686651 gene encoding putative F-box/FBD/LRR-repeat protein At5g44950 isoform X2, translated as MPLMKQALPGIRMRSSNCQKSGPDRISALPDELLLHVMYFLTLQEAVQTSLLSRRWKNLWASLMWLNFDAAKFSSIRTYRKFVNNALQYRSSLPMLVPLDAFWISTVCDNSDDSLDYSDIQPWIHHALNSKAWALGILKHSGPKPLSMESYPFPFTSVYLKILGLSHCFIDDWFVQNLSSCCPVLDDLDLMSCAIHVTMFSSTTLKSLAITITQTDKDFPIEFQYLVIDMPNLVSLSLEEIPRRIIHLMDVSSVKTASIFLFSLSFGHSQVQCSILSALSNATSLTLVSPSVYEDVVPKVLGRDLPRCATFSKLKRQHLGEWFLSGGCYPLIYLLRRSPNIEKLILQLDTQQRLAVESLEKSGSTATCRGIKKEPRSSYSPCQPILALSLALKSNPFQFRMGSGFGDWVV; from the exons ATGCCCCTGATGAAGCAAGCTCTTCCAGGAATAAGGATGCGTAGCTCTAACTGCCAGAAGAGTGGCCCTGACAGAATCAGCGCCCTACCAGATGAACTTCTGCTTCATGTCATGTACTTCCTAACCCTGCAGGAGGCAGTGCAGACAAGCCTGCTTTCACGGAGGTGGAAGAATCTCTGGGCATCTTTGATGTGGCTCAATTTCGACGCGGCCAAGTTCAGCAGCATCAGAACTTACAGAAAGTTTGTCAACAATGCGCTCCAGTACCGAAGCTCGTTGCCGATGCTGGTGCCactggatgcattttggatttctACTGTCTGCGACAATTCTGATGATTCCCTTGACTATTCTGACATCCAGCCATGGATTCACCATGCCCTTAATAGCAAGGCCTGGGCTCTAGGCATACTGAAGCATTCCGGCCCCAAGCCCCTTTCTATGGAGAGTTATCCCTTTCCTTTCACCTCGGTGTACTTGAAAATTTTAGGCCTTTCCCATTGTTTTATAGATGACTGGTTTGTCCAGAATCTCTCTTCCTGTTGCCCGGTGTTAGACGACCTAGACTTGATGAGTTGTGCCATCCATGTCACCATGTTTTCGTCAACCACATTGAAGAGTTTGGCCATTACCATCACACAAACTGATAAAGATTTCCCTATAGAGTTTCAGTATCTTGTGATAGATATGCCAAACCTAGTCTCCCTGAGCCTAGAGGAGATTCCGAGAAGAATTATTCACCTCATGGATGTGTCATCTGTGAAAACAGCCTCAATTTTCCTTTTCTCACTCTCTTTTGGACACTCTCAGGTTCAGTGCAGTATTCTCAGTGCTCTTTCAAATGCCACCAGCTTGACGTTGGTATCTCCATCTGTCTATGAAGAT GTGGTGCCAAAGGTATTGGGGCGTGATCTTCCAAGGTGTGCAACATTCAGTAAACTGAAACGACAGCATCTTGGCGAGTGGTTTCTAAGTGGTGGGTGCTATCCACTAATATACTTACTTCGGCGCTCTCCAAACATAGAAAAACTTATCCTGCAACTTGACACA CAGCAACGTTTGGCTGTTGAAAGCTTAGAAAAATCAGGATCTACTGCCACCTGCAGAGGGATAAAAAAAGAGCCGCGATCATCATACTCGCCTTGTCAACCCATATTAGCTCTCTCCCTAGCATTAAAGTCAAACCCCTTCCAGTTTAGGATG GGATCTGGATTTGGTGACTGGGTCGTGTGA
- the LOC120686844 gene encoding lysM domain receptor-like kinase 4: MATSRALTASSSPSLFLVLLFLASGGLAPPRLRVRAQQPYGSAIADCPNQHNASGLLGYFCGAGSAPSCPAFLTFNARPPYSTLASVAALLGADAAGLAAANGAAAAAPLAEGTRVLVPATCACTATPEGRFYQRNATYVVRPGDTLLIIANNTFQGLSSCQALQAQGLRGAAPETLNASQTLPVPLRCACPSAAQAATGARFLVSYLVAELDDVSAVAARFGVDVETIKDANRLQPPYTIFPYTTLLVPVSAQPNVSRIQTPPTPPPPPPVLAPLPDKKSGGHAGVYIGVAVAVAAVAAIASAGAVLAVKARRRRAGAALAAGELAKKDGKGKGKGNDTNTTSSGFTGGGDFSLSTSEAFSSLSVTDIKSSLKVYTYAELRAATDDFSPDRRVGGSVYRAAFNGDAAAVEVVDRNVSAEVEIMRKINHLNLIRLIGLCHHHGRWYLVTEYAEHGALRDRLLAVGAAPLTWAQRVKVALDVAEGLRYLHEYARPPCVHMDVSSGSVLLAADGPRAKLRSFGAARVITGATAGAGAGAEEAPFTMTSRIVGTCGYIAPEYLEHGVVSPRADVYSLGVVLLELVTGKDAEELVGDGVGDPFAALRELAEELDGGGGGAVLQRLEELVDPALPAGSCPQDAVAMMVKLIERCVRRDAAARPSSGEVARRLLKLSGVSAISWRNSPESPRSSGSGKGLMY; this comes from the coding sequence ATGGCCACCTCCCGTGCTCTgacagcctcctcctccccctccttgtTCCTCGTGCTCCTCTTCCTCGCCTCCGGCgggctcgcgccgccgcggctacggGTCCGGGCGCAGCAGCCCTACGGCTCGGcgatcgccgactgccccaacCAGCACAACGCCTCCGGCCTGCTCGGCTACTTCTGCGGCGCCGGCAGCGCGCCGTCCTGCCCGGCCTTCCTCACCTTCAACGCCCGGCCCCCGTACAGCACCCTCGCCTCCGTCGCGGCGCTGCTCGGCGCCGACGCCGCTGGCCTCGCCGCGGCCaacggggccgcggcggcggcaccgctcGCGGAGGGCACCCGGGTGCTCGTCCCGGCGACCTGCGCGTGCACGGCCACGCCGGAGGGCCGGTTCTACCAGCGGAACGCCACCTACGTCGTCAGGCCCGGCGACACGCTGCTCATCATCGCCAACAACACCTTCCAGGGCCTGTCGTCGTGCCAGGCGCTCCAGGCGCAGGGCctgcgcggcgccgcgccggagACGCTCAACGCGAGCCAGACGCTCCCCGTGCCGCTCCGGTGCGCGTGCCCgagcgccgcgcaggccgccacCGGGGCGAGGTTCCTGGTCAGCTACCTCGTCGCCGAGCTCGACGACGTCAGCGCCGTGGCCGCGCGGTTCGGCGTCGATGTCGAGACCATCAAGGATGCCAACCGGCTCCAGCCGCCGTACACCATATTCCCGTACACCACCCTGCTCGTCCCCGTCAGCGCCCAGCCTAACGTGTCGCGAATCcagacgccgccgacgcccccgccgccgccgccggtgctcgCGCCTCTTCCGGACAAGAAGAGCGGCGGCCATGCCGGGGTTTACATCGGCGTCGCTGTGGCGGTGGCTGCCGTCGCTGCGATTGCCTCTGCCGGAGCTGTGCTTGCCGtgaaggcgaggaggaggcgagccGGCGCCGctctggccgccggcgagctggcCAAGAAGGACGGCAAAGGCAAAGGCAAAGGCAACGACACGAACACGACGTCGTCGggcttcaccggcggcggcgacttctCCCTTTCCACGAGCGAGGCGTTCTCGAGCCTCTCCGTGACGGACATCAAGTCCTCGCTGAAGGTGTACACCTACGCGGAGCTCAGGGCGGCGACCGACGACTTCAGCCCGGACCGCCGCGTCGGCGGGTCGGTGTACCGCGCAGCGTTCAACGGCGACGCCGCGGCCGTCGAGGTGGTCGACCGGAACGTGTCGGCGGAGGTGGAGATCATGCGCAAGATCAACCACCTCAACCTAATCCGCCTCATCGGCCTCTGCCACCACCACGGCCGGTGGTACCTCGTCACCGAGTACGCCGAGCACGGCGCGCTCCGggaccgcctcctcgccgtcggcgcGGCGCCGCTGACCTGGGCGCAGCGGGTGAAGGTCGCGCTCGACGTCGCCGAGGGGCTCCGGTACCTGCACGAGTACGCGCGCCCGCCGTGCGTGCACATGGACGTGAGCAGCGGCAGcgtgctgctcgccgccgacggGCCGCGCGCCAAGCTCCGGAGCTTCGGCGCCGCGCGGGTCATCAcgggcgccaccgccggcgccggcgccggcgccgaggaggcGCCGTTCACGATGACGAGCCGCATCGTGGGGACGTGCGGGTACATCGCGCCGGAGTACCTGGAGCACGGCGTGGTGTCTCCCAGGGCCGACGTGTACTCGCTCGGCGTGGTGCTCCTGGAGCTCGTCACGGGGAAGGACGCCGAGGAGCTGGTGGGGGACGGCGTGGGCGACCCGTTCGCCGCGCTGCGGGAGCTGGCCgaggagctcgacggcggcggcggcggcgccgtgctgCAGAGGCTGGAGGAGCTCGTGGACCCGGCGCTGCCGGCGGGGAGTTGCCCGCAGGACGCCGTGGCCATGATGGTCAAGCTGATCGAGAGGTGCGTCCGGCGCGACGCGGCGGCCCGGCCGAGCTccggggaggtggcgcggcgccTCCTGAAGCTGTCGGGGGTCTCGGCGATCAGCTGGCGGAACTCGCCGGAGTCGCCCCGGAGCTCCGGGAGCGGGAAAGGCCTAATGTACTAG
- the LOC120684517 gene encoding EEF1A lysine methyltransferase 4-like, which translates to MAAAAEDDVAPPTASGYLDPSYWDERFGKEEHYEWFKDFSHFRHLLAPLLSPSLSVLEVGCGSSRLGEELLREGVAGGITCVDLSPVAVQRMRDRLAAQGTKGVDVVVADMLDLPFEPESFDLVIEKGTMDVLFVDSGDPWNPKPTTVNNVMKMLECMHRVLKPEGIFVSITFGQPHFRRRFFEAPEFTWSVEYSTFGDGFHYFFYTLKKGKRLLESNNYQNIIPAAPIINMVREELESEDFIFRTNVDEL; encoded by the exons atggccgccgccgccgaggacgacGTCGCTCCACCCACCGCCTCCGGCTACCTCGACCCCTCCTACTG GGACGAGCGGTTCGGGAAGGAGGAGCACTACGAGTGGTTCAAGGACTTCTCCCACTTCCGCCACCTCCTCGCGCCGCTCCTCTCCCCGTCCCTCTCG GTCCTCGAGGTCGGCTGCGGCAGCTCGCGGCTCGGGGAGGAGCTCCTGCGGGagggcgtcgccggcggcatcACCTGTGTCGACCTCTCCCCCGTCGCCGTCCAGCGGATGCGCGACCGCCTCGCGGCGCAGGGCACCAAAG GCGTGGATGTTGTGGTGGCCGACATGCTTGACCTGCCGTTCGAGCCAGAGAGCTTTGACCTCGTGATCGAGAAGGGCACCATG GACGTATTGTTTGTGGACAGTGGTGATCCATGGAACCCCAAACCTACAACAGTAAATAATGTGATGAAAATGCTTGAATGTATGCACAGGGTTTTGAAGCCAGAAGGCATATTTGTATCAATTACCTTTGGACAG CCACACTTTCGACGTCGATTTTTTGAAGCTCCCGAGTTTACATGGTCTGTTGAGTACAGTACCTTTGGTGACGGCTTCCATTATTTCTTCTACACACTTAAGAAG GGCAAGAGGTTACTGGAGTCCAATAATTACCAAAATATAATACCTGCTGCTCCAATAATAAATATGGTCCGTGAAGAGCTCGAGAGCGAAGATTTTATATTCCGCACAAATGTTGATGAGTTGTGA